In the Aneurinibacillus soli genome, one interval contains:
- a CDS encoding M14 family zinc carboxypeptidase, which translates to MQYTVRKGDTLQKIANRFGVSVEAIRCCNAGVVGVRLIPGQILSIAGPLRYYEIQLGDTLDFIAQAFNLAPERIVAANNFSDRVELEPGEVMVLPPSQPDGIVRTDEEYTHRNLAHDLAALLDTYPSLGMEVIGYSVLGKPLYAIRLGTGAREVFYSGAWHANEWMTAAVLMKFVENVARAYARNEWLDGYDVRQLLAEFTIWVVPLVNPDGVELSVEGIDPCHPFYKEVLDINGGSCNFTGWTANVRGVDLNHQWPAGWEEEAKTSPNRPSPRHYGGHTPLSEPEAQAVYAFTKAHDFLGVLAYHSQGQVIYWGYQQMEPPESRAIAERLQVLSTYQPVRTANSYAGYKDWFIQEYRRPGYTVEIGVGVNPVPLDQFDAIYRQNQAVLLETPLLLARRWDEENRESD; encoded by the coding sequence ATGCAGTATACGGTGCGAAAAGGGGACACGCTACAAAAAATCGCAAATCGATTTGGTGTGAGTGTAGAGGCGATTCGGTGTTGTAATGCAGGAGTGGTCGGCGTACGGCTCATACCTGGTCAGATTCTGTCCATAGCAGGACCGCTTCGGTATTATGAGATTCAGTTGGGTGATACTCTTGATTTTATTGCGCAGGCGTTCAATCTAGCACCGGAACGGATTGTAGCCGCCAATAATTTTTCGGATAGAGTTGAACTTGAACCGGGCGAAGTGATGGTATTGCCCCCGAGTCAGCCAGATGGAATCGTACGTACAGATGAGGAATATACGCACCGTAATCTTGCTCATGATCTGGCTGCCCTTCTTGATACGTATCCATCTCTTGGGATGGAGGTGATCGGATACTCGGTGTTAGGCAAACCGTTATATGCGATTCGTCTCGGAACAGGAGCGAGAGAGGTATTCTATAGTGGTGCCTGGCATGCGAATGAGTGGATGACTGCAGCTGTATTAATGAAATTCGTGGAGAATGTTGCTCGTGCGTATGCACGTAATGAATGGCTTGATGGATATGATGTGAGGCAGTTATTGGCGGAGTTTACAATTTGGGTGGTGCCGCTTGTAAATCCGGATGGAGTGGAGCTATCTGTAGAAGGAATTGATCCGTGCCATCCTTTTTATAAAGAAGTGCTAGATATTAATGGTGGATCATGTAATTTTACCGGGTGGACCGCAAATGTGCGAGGAGTCGATTTGAACCACCAGTGGCCAGCGGGATGGGAGGAGGAAGCAAAAACAAGCCCGAACCGTCCATCGCCTCGCCATTATGGCGGGCATACTCCTTTATCGGAGCCGGAAGCTCAGGCTGTTTATGCATTTACAAAAGCGCATGATTTTCTTGGTGTACTTGCGTATCATTCGCAGGGGCAGGTCATCTACTGGGGATATCAGCAGATGGAGCCGCCGGAGAGCCGTGCCATTGCGGAGCGGCTGCAAGTGCTAAGCACGTATCAGCCAGTCCGTACCGCTAACAGTTATGCGGGATATAAAGACTGGTTCATTCAGGAGTATCGTCGCCCCGGCTATACGGTTGAGATCGGTGTCGGTGTGAATCCTGTACCTCTGGATCAATTTGATGCGATCTATCGGCAGAATCAGGCGGTTCTGCTTGAAACACCTCTGTTGCTTGCAAGACGATGGGATGAAGAAAACAGAGAGTCGGATTAA
- a CDS encoding YqhV family protein, which produces MFEKAILGMASLRILSGSLEILAAFLILRVNQVEKALLINSGLAFVGPFVLLLTTTIGLLGVAERVSFGKLAWILAGVAFILIGVRK; this is translated from the coding sequence GTGTTTGAAAAGGCGATTCTCGGTATGGCCTCGCTCCGCATTCTATCTGGTTCACTGGAAATACTTGCGGCATTTCTTATTCTGCGTGTGAACCAGGTGGAAAAAGCACTTCTGATTAATTCAGGCTTAGCGTTTGTCGGACCGTTTGTATTGCTACTGACGACAACAATCGGTCTGCTTGGTGTAGCGGAACGTGTTAGTTTTGGGAAACTGGCATGGATTCTGGCTGGCGTGGCTTTTATTTTGATTGGTGTACGAAAATAA